The Meiothermus sp. genome segment TAACCCTGTATGGGATCTGGTTCACTCGCGGTTGGACATCATGATGGCAACGTAGTGCAGGATGGTGGCCAGCGAGTTGGCCAGGGCGGCCACGTAGGTCATGGCGGCGGCGGTCAAGACGGCCCGGGCACCTCCCATCTCGCTGTTGTCCAAGAAATTCATCTTTTTGAGGATGTTCAAGGCCCGGTTGGAGGCATCGAACTCTACCGGCAGGGTCACGAGCTGGAATAAGGCGGCGGCGGCAAAGAGCCAGATACCAATGCTCATCAGGCCGGTGGCCCCCATGAACATCCCGGCAATGAAAATCCAGGGGCCAAACATACTGCCAATGTTGGCTACCGGCAGAATGCTGTGCCGAACCCGCAACCAGGCATAGCTCTTGGCATCCTGGATGGCATGTCCCACCTCGTGCGCCGCTACGGCGAGGGCGGCAGCCGAGGGAGAGTGAAAGTTGGGTTCAGAGAGGCGTACTGCCTTGGCGATGGGGTCGTAGTGGTCGGTCAGAGCGCCCGGCACCATTTCTACCCGCACATTATGCAGCCCATAAGCATCGAGTATTGCGCGGGCCACTTGTTCCCCCGTCACCCCCCGGCTGTTGGCTACCCGGCTATAGCGGGCGTAGGTTCGCTGGAGCCAGAACTGTATAAACAGCGTTGCCACGAAAACCACAATCATCAGTAAGAACGCAATCGTCATTCTTCCCTCCTACACGTACAAGGTAGCAGACCCTGTGTGAGTGCTCTGAGTCCTGGGTTACTTGCCTGGACTGGGTGCAAAAGATCACAATTGGAGCAGTTCATTTGGCGAGTAGCCGGGTTTTGATTCTGAGCAACCTTTAGACGCCTGGGGCCGACCTCAGGAAACCATATGGTAGCTGCCGAGCGATGCACAGGACAAGAGCAGATGTTTGTTCAAGATGCCTCTAGCGGACGTGGCGCAAACATACCAACTAGGGTTGGAGGGGTTGGCTACGTACCGTGAAGCGAAGGGCGGTGCGCTCCTCGCTCTCGAGCTCGAGCTTTACGAAAGCCGGTTTCACAATCAAGTCCAGGTTGTCGGGGGCAATATATCCCCTGGCGATTGCGATAGCCTTGACAGCCTGATTGACGGCCTCGGGGCCAATGGCTTGAACCTCGACCTCGCTCTGGGAGCGCAGCAGCGCAGCGATAGCACCTGCGACGGAGTTGGGACGTGACTTGCCGGATACTCGCAGCGTTTCCACAATACCTCCTAGGCGTAACGCTCCCCCTTGCATTGTAGGAGCAATCGTAAAGCAATGTCAAGAAAATACGTTCTTGGTGGGTTTTTATTGACCTGCCCTTATACCAACTGTATCACCAGAGATACAAAGTGGGGTATTTTTGTCCTGAACTACGAATAGCTGGATTCCTACACCACCTCCTTTATATTGACGCAGGCCAGGGTGATTCGTATACTGCTTCAAATCTTCGCAAACTTATGCGAAGATTCTTCCCCCACATCCGTTTGGCTCAGTTCTGGAGGTCTGGTAGATGAAATTTAGTGAGGCATATCCTGGTATACCAAATGGACGCGATGCTTGTGGCATCATTGCAATCGCCGAAAAGAGCGCACGCCCAAGCCATGCCAACGTGCAGCGTACCATCGAAAGCCTCTACAAGATGGCCCACCGGGCCGGTTTGATTCGGGGGGAAGGCGATGGCACCGGTATCCAGACCGATCTCCCGCGCGAACTTTGGGCGGGCTACCTGTACGAAGCAGGGCTCGATAGCAACCTGGCCCAGAACCCCCGTTTTTTCGTGGGCCACCTGTTCATACCCAAGAGCGAAAGCGCCCGGGTTCAGGAGCTATTCGATTTGTTCCGGGTGGAGGGCTCGAAACGGGGCATCAAGCTGCTTCTGGAGCGCAAAGGGGAGACCAACAGCAGTGTGCTAGGGCCGGTAGGCAAGCGCACCGAGCCACTCTTTTATCAGGTGGCCGGGCTTTCTACCGACGGCGACGGCCCCTTATGGGAACTGGGGTTGCTCCTGGAGCAGCGCTTTCCTGTGCATGTGGTCTCGCTCTCCACGGCCACCGTCGTTTACAAGGTGCGAGGCTCCGCCGAGATTCTGGGGCGCTACTTCCCGGAGCTCTCGCGGGCGGAGTACAAATCCACCATCACCCTGGGCCACAACCGCTACTCCACCAACACCATGTCAACCTTCGAGGCGGTACAGCCCTTTGGCTTGCTGGGTCACAACGGTGAAATCAACACCATCGAGCGCCTGCGCCGCGAAGGGCGGTTTCTGGGCATCCCGCTCACCGGGGGCTCCGACTCGCAAGACCTGAACCGGATTCTGGAGGGGCTACTCTATCGATTTGGCCTTTCCTTGCCCGAGGCCATGGATGTGGCTTTTCCACCCATTCTGGGCGAAATTAAGAACTACTCCCCTGCGTTGCAAGACCTGTACATGAACCTGCGCCAGCGCTTTGGGCCCCTGGCCCAGGGCCCGGCGGCCCTGGTCACGCGCCATCGCGAGGAGGCTGTTTTTGGTACCGATGCCATGGGGCTGCGTCCCTTGTGGTTTGTCGAGACCGACTCGGAGTATGTCTTCAGCTCGGAGCGGGGGGTTTTTACGGTAGAGGAGTTTGTTGCCGAGCCGCGTCCCTTTGCCCCAGGGGAAAAGATGTACCTGCGCCTGACGCCCGACGGAACACGGCTCTTCCCCTTTGACCGCCATCAGCGCCAGGTATTGGAGCGCATCCTGACCAAAACCCATAGCCTCGAGGGCTACAGAGCCCATCTGGCCGGGCCCCGCTATGGCTCGGTTCCTCCCATGGCCGGGGGTAGCGAGGCCCAGGTCGAAGATAGGCCTGCGCCGCCTTCGTTGAACCTCGAGCGGGCTTATGGCTGGGATCGCTGGGATGCAGGCTACCTCGAGGCCCTGGCTGAAAACGGCAACGAGCCCATTGGCTCGCTCGGCTACGATGGCCCTATTGCCGCTTTGAACCCCGAAAAACCCAACCTTTCGGAGTTCTTCAAGGAGACCGTAGCGGTCGTAACCAACCCCGCCATTGACCGCGAGCGCGAAATTGAACATTTCTCCACCCGCAGCATCCTGGGGCGTCGGCCTTTGCCCGATGGGCGGGGGGCAGGTCATGTTGAAGAGCTGGTCGTACCTGTGCTGCTGGAAGAGACCGCTCCCACGCTAGGCGCCATCGCGCAAGGCCAGGGAACCCTGACCTATGAAGAGGCCCTGCGCCGTTTCAAACATGCAGTATTGCCCATGCAGTTCTCGGTAGAAGAAGGCATTGCTGCAGGGCTCAAGCGACTTCAGGAAAGCGCGGTTGAAGCCGCCCGCAACGGGGCCGAACTCCTGGTGCTCTCCGACCGGGGTGCTTTCGAGGGGGGAATCTGGCTCGACGTGTATCTGGCTTTGGCAGTAGTTGGCAAATCGCTGGAAGAGGCGCGGAATGAAGAAGGCATCTCGCTGCGCCGCTGTACCTCGCTTCTGGTCCACTCGGGTGGGGTACGAAACCTGCACGATGTGGCGGTCTGCCTGGGCCTGGGGGCCGATGCAGTTGCGCCCTGGCTGATGCAGCACAAGGCCCAGGCCGCCAAGGGCACGCTGGGCGTGCAGAACCTGCTCGAGGGCCTCAAGAAGGGCCTGGAGAAGGTCATCTCCACCATGGGCATCCACGAGGTGCGTGGCTATGGGCGCATCTTCAGCGCCATCGGTCTCAAGCCCGAACTATCCGAGCTGTTTGGCATTCGCAACTTCCTGGGTTCCGAAAAGGCAGGCTATGGGTTGTTAGAGCTCGAGCGCACCCTCCTGGAGCGCCTCAACTTGCTCAACGCCGAAAAAGTCCTGCCGGCCAAAGACTTCCGCTTCAACCCCCGCATCTTCAAGGCGGCCATGGAAGTCTCTTCGGGCGAATCGCCCTACGAGCACTTTCAGGAGAAGGTGCGCGGGCTCGAGCACGAATCACCGGTAGCTGCCCGGCAGCTACTCGGTATTGAGTTTGCCAGCAAATCCGAAGTCAACCCCGAAGAAGTAGACCTCAGTGTGGGCGGTCACTCGCTACCCTTCGTTATCACCGCCATGAGCTTCGGTTCTCAAGGGGAGGCCAGCTTCCGGGCCTACATCGAGGCTGCCAAAAAGCTCAACATGGTGTGTATCAACGGCGAGGGCGGCGAAATCCCCGATATGCTGGGCAAGTACACCCACTGGCGTGGCCAGCAGGTGGCATCGGGTCGCTTTGGCGCCCATGCCTATATGCTCAACTCGGCGGGTTTCATTGAGATTAAGATCGGTCAGGGGGCTAAACCTGGAGAGGGCGGTCACCTCCCGGGCAAAAAGGTCACGGCCAAGGTAGCGGCGGCCCGCAACGCCGTGCCAGGGGTAGACCTTATTTCGCCTTCCAACAACCACGACCTCTACTCCATAGAAGACCTAGCCCAATTGATAGAAGAGCTCAAAACCATCAATCCCAAGGCCAAGGTCTCGGTCAAGGTGCCGGTTATTCCTGGCATCGGCACCATTGCGGTGGGTATCGCTAAGGCTGGGGCCGATGTGATTGCGCTCTCGGGCTTTGAGGGAGGTACGGGGGCGGCCCGCTGGCATGCGCTCAAATACGCCGGCCTTCCGGTGGAAATTGGGGTGCGCCGCGCTCACCGGGCACTGGTGCGAGCCGGGATGCGCGACAAGGTGGAGCTCTGGGCCGATGGCGGCCTCAAAACCGCTTACGACACCCTGCGGATGGTGTTGCTGGGGGCCGACCGTGTGGGCATGGCCACCATGGCCATGGTGGCGATTGGCTGCACTATTTGCCGCCAGTGCCAGATGGACACCTGCCATGTGGGGATTGCCACCCAGATCGAGACCCTGGAGCAGGCCCAGGCCCACGGTCTGAAGCGTTTTGTGCCCCAGGAACAGACTCGAGCGGTAGATCAACTGGTACATTTCTTTGCTGCCAAGGGCAAAGAGTTGCGGCGTCTGGTGGCGGCTTTAGGTGCAGCAAGCTTGCGTGACCTGGTGGGCCGCAGCGATCTGCTTACACAGGAAGGACATCGCGAAGAAATTGACCTGAGCTACTTCTTCGAACCTGTTTCGGCTCCAGAGTGGCTGGGCGAACGCTCGGCCCACGTGCTGCGAAAGCCTTTGAATCAACTTACGCGCTCGATTACCGAGGTAGTCACCGATGCCTATGCCGAGGGAGGGCGCGAACTGCTCTTTCAGGAAGGGCCAGTCGGCTCCACTGACCGTGCCCTAGGGACCCACCTGGCCGGCGAGATTGCCCGCCGCCGTTTGTACGGCAAAGGGTGGGATGCCAGGGTTGAGCTGCGCTTTGATGCGGGGAGTGTGGCCGGGAATGGCATCGCTGCATTCAACGTAGAGGGGCTGGACATCGTGGTGGAAGGTGGGGCCCAGGACGGCATCGCCAAGAACGCCTATGGCGGCAAGGTAGCCATCCTCAAGGGGCGCAACCCTTTTGGCCAGTACGTAGATGGCTCGGTAGGCAAGTCTTTCGCGTACGGCGCAATTGGCGGCTTGCTTATTGTGGAGGGGCAGGCCGACAGCCGGTTCTGTATTCGCCTTTCAGGGGCCGATGTGGTGCTGGCGGGTGAGCCTGACCGGCCTGTGCAGGACGAACTGGGCAACATTGCAGCCCGTGCCCAGGCCAAAGGTTTTGCCTTTGAGTACATGACCCGTGGGCGGGCCGTGGTGCTGGGCGACCCTGGCCCCTGGATCTGCTCCGGCATGACCGGCGGGCGGGTTTACCTGCGCTTCTGGCCCGAGATGGGTCTCAACGAAGAGGCCATGCACCGACGGCTGGCAAAAGGCGCAAAGGTGGCCATTCAGAAGCTCGATGAGCGCGGGATTGCCGATGTGCGTGAACTGATGAGTGCGTACCTCAACGCCCTGCGCGATGTCGAGCGTGAAGACAAGGCCGAGCGTTTGATGAAGCTGCTGGCCGACCCTGCGGCCCATTTCCGCATGGTGGTGCCTACCAACCAGCAGGTGGTGCAGGAAGTCAGTACCGAGTAAGCCGCCGCATTGAGAGGGGTAGCTTTCATGCTGCCCCTTTTTTTGTTGAGGGTGGAGTGATTGCGTCTGGTGGTACCCTGAACAGAACGATGGTCGCCGGGATGGATAGCCATGTCTGTGAAGAGTGCGATCAATATAGCTCATCGGTTTGCTGGAATGTATACAAGACTCATTTTGTATCCCGATTCAGTCTTTTCGTGCAGGTCTAAATTGGGTAGTTTCATGTCAAGGTACAATTGTCCCAAATGGAAGCCAAGGTTTTGCTGGCTAAGCTGATAGATCGCACCGGGCTGCTCGAGCACCACGTGCATACGCTACGCAGGCTCGAGCCCTTGATGAGCCCCATGGCCTCAGAAATCGCCCTGGCTTTTTACGACTACCTGGGGCGCGATGAGGAGATGCGGGCTATTTTGTGGGATGTCCCTGGGCGGGTTGAGCGCCTGTACCAGAGTTTTGCTGACTGGTACAGGGGCCTATTCTGTGGAAACTATGATGCCGAATACGCAGAGAAGCGTGCCCGGATTGGCCTGGTACATGCGGCTATTGGCGTCAAGCCCAGCTTTATCATGCCGGCTTTTGGCATTGTGCAAGAGCTTTCGCTCGAGCACCTGCGCAACACCCTGCGTTCACCCGAAATCTTTAGCGCAGTGGAAGCCTTTGAGAAGATCATGGCCATCGAGGCGGCCCTGATGCAGGATAGCTACATGCAGGCCATGGAGTACGGCTACCGCCTGGGGGTAGCTGCCGACCAGGAGAAAGCCCTGGTGGCGGGGGCCAGGGCCATGCTGGGAAAAACCAACTGAACAGGTGAGAAAGGGTCAAGCCCCGAAGGTCATGGGCTGTATAAACGCGCTGTTTCTCATTCGATAACTGCTCACCATAGCCCGCTTTCGGCAACTGCCTGTTGGCTATGAGCTAAAGGTATCCCTGAAGTAGAATTCCAGCGATGAAGGCCGAAGAGCTGCTGCGAACCCTGGTGCGCCGCACAGGGCTGACCGAGCAGCACGTACAAACCCTGCGGAGCCTCGAGCCCATTGCTGGTCCCCTGGCTCCCGAGGTGGCCCTGGCCTTTTATGATTATCTGGGACGCGACCCCGAGATGCACGAAATCCTGTGGGGTGTACCAGGCCGGGTCGAACGGCTATATCGCTCGTTTGCAGTCTGGTATCGGGAGCTTTTTTCAGGTCAGTTCGACGATGGGTATGCTCGCCGCCGGATTCAGATCGGGTTGGTGCATGCGCGGGTTGGTGTGCGTCCGGGGCACTTCATTCCCGCTGTGGGCATCGTGCAGGAGCTGACCCTCGAGCACCTGCGCAATGCCCTGCGGGGGGCTGATATTTTGGCAGCCATCACGGCCTTTGAAAAAATCATGGCCATTGAAATCGCCCTCATGCAAGAAAGCTATTTCAGCGCTCTTTGGGAAGGTCTCAAGCTGACCCAAAACGAGCAGGAGGCGCTGCGCGAAGGGGCGCGGGTGCTGCTCGAGCAAGCGCACTGAAAAAACTTTCCGGCAGGGTGCAGGAATTGCTTAGTTACCTTACTATTGGGGCGTGATTCAGGCCATTTTGTTCGACTTAGACGAGACCCTCATCCTCGACCACCCCGTCTCCCTGCACGCCTTGCGGAGCTGTGCTTTTTATGCCGCCTCCTGGTACAGCCTGGATATTCCGCACCTTGTTCAGACGGCAGAAACCATGGCGGTGCGCCTGTGGAAGTCGTCTCCAGTTTTTGAATATACCCAGCGTATTGGCCATAGTGCGGGGGAAGGGCTATGGGCGCGCTATGAGGTGCAAACCCACCCCGCATTGAAAACCCTGCACGACTGGGTACAAGATTTTCGTGTAGCTGTCTGGCGCGAGTCGTTAGAAGCACAGAATATTCACGACGATGCACTGTGCGAGGTGCTGGCTCACCGTTACCTTTCCGAGCGGCGCTTGTACCCACGCTATCCCGAGATTGACCCACTGCTGCAGGCCCTTTCGGGCTACAAACTGGGCATCGTGACCAATGGGGTGCCCGATTTGCAGCGCGAGAAACTCGAGGGCTTCGGGCTGCTCGGCCGTTTTCAGGCGGTAG includes the following:
- a CDS encoding zinc metallopeptidase, with the protein product MTIAFLLMIVVFVATLFIQFWLQRTYARYSRVANSRGVTGEQVARAILDAYGLHNVRVEMVPGALTDHYDPIAKAVRLSEPNFHSPSAAALAVAAHEVGHAIQDAKSYAWLRVRHSILPVANIGSMFGPWIFIAGMFMGATGLMSIGIWLFAAAALFQLVTLPVEFDASNRALNILKKMNFLDNSEMGGARAVLTAAAMTYVAALANSLATILHYVAIMMSNRE
- a CDS encoding stage V sporulation protein S, whose amino-acid sequence is METLRVSGKSRPNSVAGAIAALLRSQSEVEVQAIGPEAVNQAVKAIAIARGYIAPDNLDLIVKPAFVKLELESEERTALRFTVRSQPLQP
- a CDS encoding glutamate synthase-related protein, with translation MKFSEAYPGIPNGRDACGIIAIAEKSARPSHANVQRTIESLYKMAHRAGLIRGEGDGTGIQTDLPRELWAGYLYEAGLDSNLAQNPRFFVGHLFIPKSESARVQELFDLFRVEGSKRGIKLLLERKGETNSSVLGPVGKRTEPLFYQVAGLSTDGDGPLWELGLLLEQRFPVHVVSLSTATVVYKVRGSAEILGRYFPELSRAEYKSTITLGHNRYSTNTMSTFEAVQPFGLLGHNGEINTIERLRREGRFLGIPLTGGSDSQDLNRILEGLLYRFGLSLPEAMDVAFPPILGEIKNYSPALQDLYMNLRQRFGPLAQGPAALVTRHREEAVFGTDAMGLRPLWFVETDSEYVFSSERGVFTVEEFVAEPRPFAPGEKMYLRLTPDGTRLFPFDRHQRQVLERILTKTHSLEGYRAHLAGPRYGSVPPMAGGSEAQVEDRPAPPSLNLERAYGWDRWDAGYLEALAENGNEPIGSLGYDGPIAALNPEKPNLSEFFKETVAVVTNPAIDREREIEHFSTRSILGRRPLPDGRGAGHVEELVVPVLLEETAPTLGAIAQGQGTLTYEEALRRFKHAVLPMQFSVEEGIAAGLKRLQESAVEAARNGAELLVLSDRGAFEGGIWLDVYLALAVVGKSLEEARNEEGISLRRCTSLLVHSGGVRNLHDVAVCLGLGADAVAPWLMQHKAQAAKGTLGVQNLLEGLKKGLEKVISTMGIHEVRGYGRIFSAIGLKPELSELFGIRNFLGSEKAGYGLLELERTLLERLNLLNAEKVLPAKDFRFNPRIFKAAMEVSSGESPYEHFQEKVRGLEHESPVAARQLLGIEFASKSEVNPEEVDLSVGGHSLPFVITAMSFGSQGEASFRAYIEAAKKLNMVCINGEGGEIPDMLGKYTHWRGQQVASGRFGAHAYMLNSAGFIEIKIGQGAKPGEGGHLPGKKVTAKVAAARNAVPGVDLISPSNNHDLYSIEDLAQLIEELKTINPKAKVSVKVPVIPGIGTIAVGIAKAGADVIALSGFEGGTGAARWHALKYAGLPVEIGVRRAHRALVRAGMRDKVELWADGGLKTAYDTLRMVLLGADRVGMATMAMVAIGCTICRQCQMDTCHVGIATQIETLEQAQAHGLKRFVPQEQTRAVDQLVHFFAAKGKELRRLVAALGAASLRDLVGRSDLLTQEGHREEIDLSYFFEPVSAPEWLGERSAHVLRKPLNQLTRSITEVVTDAYAEGGRELLFQEGPVGSTDRALGTHLAGEIARRRLYGKGWDARVELRFDAGSVAGNGIAAFNVEGLDIVVEGGAQDGIAKNAYGGKVAILKGRNPFGQYVDGSVGKSFAYGAIGGLLIVEGQADSRFCIRLSGADVVLAGEPDRPVQDELGNIAARAQAKGFAFEYMTRGRAVVLGDPGPWICSGMTGGRVYLRFWPEMGLNEEAMHRRLAKGAKVAIQKLDERGIADVRELMSAYLNALRDVEREDKAERLMKLLADPAAHFRMVVPTNQQVVQEVSTE
- a CDS encoding protoglobin domain-containing protein, yielding MEAKVLLAKLIDRTGLLEHHVHTLRRLEPLMSPMASEIALAFYDYLGRDEEMRAILWDVPGRVERLYQSFADWYRGLFCGNYDAEYAEKRARIGLVHAAIGVKPSFIMPAFGIVQELSLEHLRNTLRSPEIFSAVEAFEKIMAIEAALMQDSYMQAMEYGYRLGVAADQEKALVAGARAMLGKTN
- a CDS encoding protoglobin domain-containing protein, yielding MKAEELLRTLVRRTGLTEQHVQTLRSLEPIAGPLAPEVALAFYDYLGRDPEMHEILWGVPGRVERLYRSFAVWYRELFSGQFDDGYARRRIQIGLVHARVGVRPGHFIPAVGIVQELTLEHLRNALRGADILAAITAFEKIMAIEIALMQESYFSALWEGLKLTQNEQEALREGARVLLEQAH
- a CDS encoding HAD family hydrolase, producing the protein MIQAILFDLDETLILDHPVSLHALRSCAFYAASWYSLDIPHLVQTAETMAVRLWKSSPVFEYTQRIGHSAGEGLWARYEVQTHPALKTLHDWVQDFRVAVWRESLEAQNIHDDALCEVLAHRYLSERRLYPRYPEIDPLLQALSGYKLGIVTNGVPDLQREKLEGFGLLGRFQAVAVSGELDIGKPQRGIFDHICTELGVEPSACVMVGDNPERDIAGAANAGMKSVWVERGFKPKDPQHPADLEVSNLLEMLPWLEAQ